From the Bacteroidia bacterium genome, one window contains:
- a CDS encoding T9SS type A sorting domain-containing protein: MRRFILPLLLLIAFAAPLSAQVSFKVPVFVRCGNIGDTLFIGVNPGNTVGIDHDDSFGEFQEGMMPPLPPPPFNFDARFISLPGRVATFPTGLGTGTNRDFRGYVDAAQIDSFRIRFSGDLLETENVIISWPEGLSSYATKWTIKPQSGTDWPETNMITDTMVTIPPFGSPSVIIIKEGARLVSVGYSPVAADLALEQNYPNPFNPTTTIAFTLPQTAAVRIAVYNVLGAQVAVLGNGMWEAGRHTLRFDASGLPSGSYVLVLQSGATVLSRSMMLLR; the protein is encoded by the coding sequence ATGCGACGCTTCATTCTACCGCTTCTTCTACTGATTGCTTTCGCCGCGCCTCTTTCGGCACAGGTATCGTTCAAGGTCCCGGTTTTTGTCCGCTGCGGCAATATCGGCGATACGCTGTTCATCGGCGTCAATCCCGGCAACACCGTTGGCATCGATCATGACGACAGCTTCGGTGAGTTCCAGGAAGGCATGATGCCGCCGCTTCCGCCTCCCCCGTTCAATTTCGACGCGCGATTTATTTCACTGCCTGGACGCGTGGCTACGTTTCCCACAGGACTCGGTACAGGGACGAATCGCGATTTTCGAGGGTATGTCGACGCGGCGCAAATCGATTCATTCCGCATCCGTTTTTCCGGTGATTTACTTGAGACCGAGAACGTGATCATCTCTTGGCCGGAGGGTCTTTCCAGCTATGCCACGAAATGGACCATCAAACCGCAGTCGGGTACAGATTGGCCGGAAACGAACATGATAACAGATACGATGGTCACGATACCGCCATTTGGATCTCCCTCGGTTATCATCATCAAGGAAGGCGCACGGCTCGTGAGTGTCGGTTACAGTCCTGTGGCGGCCGATCTCGCACTCGAGCAAAATTACCCCAATCCCTTTAATCCGACGACGACGATAGCTTTCACACTGCCGCAAACCGCTGCCGTGCGTATCGCCGTGTACAATGTACTCGGAGCGCAGGTTGCCGTTCTCGGTAACGGCATGTGGGAAGCGGGGAGGCATACGCTGCGGTTTGACGCGAGCGGACTTCCGAGCGGAAGCTATGTGCTCGTGCTTCAAAGCGGAGCGACAGTACTCTCACGCTCGATGATGTTGCTACGGTGA
- a CDS encoding carboxypeptidase-like regulatory domain-containing protein, which translates to MARILLFSTVLLLIGSQILIAQKVSLHGTIRDAESGEALVGASVLVVGASIGASTDIDGKYIIRGLAEGNVSLRFSYVGYTSKTLTGIKLAAGDSRKIDVALTPEVFSTDEVVISAEREVSTESALLAARKAESTIGDGFSAEQVKLSPAATTSDALKRVTGVTIMSDKFIYVRGVTDRYNATQLNGVTVTSTDTDVDKKSFAFDLIPANMVDNTIVTKTATPDLPGDFTGGLVRMNTLDFPDNPMFRIGISGSWSTEITGKDALVSQGGGSDWLGYDDGSRTFPDTKLNLYDIGKTLPNTWAQKSSKAPLNGAFDISLGNRLFLGEGTQFGAIGSFTYRSGFSREETEYNNIEGGTTILTGTGQRDKFSVLWGGIMNMSAKFGGTHKVSLRNSFNQSAEDKLSRLDVSGDNLNPSDIRITEWDERAVLASQLSGEHLLMSFGGLSLEWRMAYSQSIADEPDRKQSIFQEVDQDVWALSIADRAWSNLDEYSRSVGSDAMMPLGGQAKLKIGGLFEKRERYYDIKFFLTELERGSRNFDLLLLPLEEIFSPENYGKDKFVMSVLSDARDKYRGAHTLIAYYGMLDLPFRLLNQRFRMTGGARIENSEQLVYTLSPFSTNELYRAEVRNVDVLPSMNFTWQAMEDINVRLAYSHP; encoded by the coding sequence ATGGCACGTATACTTCTGTTTTCAACTGTTCTTCTGCTTATTGGCTCACAAATCCTGATTGCGCAAAAAGTGTCCCTTCACGGCACAATACGTGATGCCGAAAGTGGAGAGGCGCTGGTGGGAGCCAGCGTGCTGGTCGTGGGCGCAAGTATCGGCGCATCAACGGACATCGACGGGAAATACATCATCCGGGGACTGGCCGAGGGAAACGTCAGCCTCAGATTTTCGTATGTCGGTTACACGTCGAAAACTTTGACCGGGATCAAACTTGCCGCGGGAGACAGCAGAAAAATCGATGTAGCGCTGACGCCCGAGGTTTTCAGCACCGACGAGGTGGTCATCTCGGCGGAGCGGGAGGTATCAACGGAGAGTGCGCTTCTCGCGGCGCGCAAAGCCGAATCAACGATCGGTGACGGCTTCAGCGCCGAGCAGGTCAAACTCTCACCTGCCGCCACGACCAGCGACGCGCTCAAACGCGTAACAGGCGTCACGATCATGAGCGACAAGTTCATTTACGTTCGTGGCGTGACGGACAGGTATAATGCTACTCAACTCAATGGCGTCACCGTGACCAGTACCGATACCGATGTCGACAAGAAGAGTTTCGCCTTCGATCTCATTCCCGCGAATATGGTGGACAATACCATTGTCACAAAGACGGCGACCCCCGATTTACCGGGAGATTTTACCGGCGGTCTGGTGCGGATGAATACTCTGGATTTTCCGGATAATCCCATGTTCCGTATCGGAATATCAGGATCCTGGAGCACCGAAATAACGGGAAAAGACGCATTGGTATCACAGGGCGGAGGCAGCGACTGGCTTGGATATGACGACGGCAGCCGGACCTTTCCCGATACGAAACTCAACCTCTACGACATCGGCAAGACGCTGCCGAATACCTGGGCGCAAAAATCATCCAAGGCTCCTCTCAACGGTGCTTTCGATATTTCCTTGGGAAACCGCCTTTTCCTCGGCGAGGGAACGCAATTCGGCGCCATCGGTTCGTTCACCTACCGCAGCGGGTTTAGCAGAGAAGAGACGGAATACAACAACATCGAGGGCGGTACGACCATTCTGACTGGTACCGGGCAGCGGGATAAATTCAGCGTGCTCTGGGGTGGTATAATGAACATGAGTGCCAAGTTCGGTGGTACCCATAAGGTGAGCCTGAGAAACAGCTTCAACCAGTCGGCCGAAGATAAACTGTCCAGGTTGGATGTATCCGGCGACAACCTCAATCCTTCGGACATACGCATCACGGAGTGGGATGAACGCGCGGTGCTCGCTTCGCAGCTTTCGGGCGAACACCTGCTGATGTCGTTTGGCGGATTGAGCCTGGAGTGGCGCATGGCCTACTCGCAGTCCATCGCCGACGAACCGGACAGGAAGCAGTCCATTTTTCAGGAGGTGGACCAGGATGTCTGGGCATTGTCGATAGCAGACCGCGCATGGTCCAATCTTGATGAATATTCCCGCAGCGTGGGATCCGATGCGATGATGCCGCTCGGCGGGCAGGCGAAGCTCAAGATAGGGGGACTCTTCGAAAAGCGGGAGCGTTACTATGACATCAAGTTCTTCCTTACCGAGCTTGAGCGAGGAAGCCGGAATTTCGATCTTCTCCTGCTTCCGCTCGAAGAGATTTTCTCGCCTGAAAATTATGGCAAGGATAAATTCGTCATGTCCGTTCTTTCTGACGCCCGCGACAAATATCGGGGAGCACACACGCTCATAGCCTACTACGGCATGCTGGATTTGCCGTTCAGGCTGCTGAATCAGCGGTTCCGTATGACAGGCGGAGCGCGGATTGAGAATTCGGAGCAACTCGTCTACACGCTCAGCCCGTTTTCTACGAACGAACTCTACAGGGCGGAGGTGCGGAACGTGGACGTGCTGCCATCGATGAATTTCACCTGGCAGGCGATGGAGGACATCAACGTGCGTCTGGCATACAGCCACCCGTGA
- a CDS encoding choice-of-anchor D domain-containing protein, with protein sequence MKTKFLSLLIVLALAAPSVFAQGVSFQKQITVTRGTTVLSVSLGVNGDGRGGNPDNSVGLDTDPGLGVYQEAPAPPAPPSIPVLDVTFRTLPGRVTSIPDGLGSTGSYKDYRNYFGSTQVDSFMVRLQGDDFDINGATLSWPNDLASYGTTWTIKPRSGSLFPTTDMIANTSVVIPGPNSGSPLDVIIIKTGAFAPAPVNFSVSPSPVAFGSVNVGNTATQTLTITNTGTSAALTITAITNTFAGTDFTFVTAPTLPINLNPSQSTTLQVQFAPLAAGAQSAGITFTHNAAGSPTVVNVTGSGNAQGGTLCFRSEGQNVGDALTGLQDTVQLSDYAGKALRSLQFRIVNGPTSRLVSVARGARIADPAKWIFQYEIGRGPIDPLTFASIDTIRLVILGVTDSIDAFSGATDIAYFQYATTNTPLDASTTMELTEIIGSTTLGENAQVTACTSNPQQILITDLGVGQKGDANADGFIDILDLLQVIDHILDRITLQGSEFIRADVAPWPAGDGNLDATDVALLQSMILNGEFPDGTPLPFTGNRNSASKSASRATLYLTVSASQLDARVEAVVPVKGVQFDLQGAGIAGIGSSDNGTVLSGRNDRVLYYNSNGVMNAQLFSIPVASVDVAALNVANMTVADAQNNAMDVEVVLVKRAATAPDAFALEQSYPNPFNPSTTISYTVPVSTQVRLSIFNSVGMEVRNLQSGTVEAGTHSITWDGTDANGAAVTSGVYFYRLSADGFSAVRSMMLTK encoded by the coding sequence ATGAAAACGAAATTTCTCTCACTGCTCATAGTGCTCGCGCTGGCTGCACCTTCGGTGTTCGCGCAGGGCGTAAGCTTCCAGAAGCAGATCACCGTGACGCGTGGCACGACCGTGCTGTCGGTTTCCCTTGGAGTGAATGGTGACGGGCGAGGCGGCAACCCGGACAACAGTGTCGGTCTCGATACCGATCCGGGGCTTGGAGTATATCAGGAAGCACCCGCTCCGCCGGCACCGCCAAGTATTCCTGTCCTCGATGTAACATTCCGAACACTTCCCGGCCGCGTAACCTCGATCCCGGACGGCCTCGGATCCACCGGCTCGTATAAGGATTACCGCAACTATTTCGGCAGCACCCAGGTGGACTCCTTCATGGTCCGCTTGCAGGGTGACGATTTCGACATCAACGGTGCGACACTCTCCTGGCCGAATGATCTCGCGTCCTATGGTACGACCTGGACAATCAAACCGCGCAGTGGTTCACTTTTCCCGACCACAGACATGATTGCGAACACCTCAGTGGTCATCCCGGGTCCGAATTCGGGATCGCCTCTGGATGTGATCATCATCAAGACCGGTGCCTTCGCACCCGCTCCCGTGAATTTCTCCGTCAGCCCAAGCCCCGTCGCTTTCGGTTCCGTCAATGTCGGCAACACGGCGACGCAGACCCTCACGATCACCAACACCGGTACGTCTGCAGCCCTTACCATCACCGCGATTACCAACACCTTCGCGGGTACGGATTTCACCTTCGTGACCGCCCCGACTCTTCCGATCAACCTCAATCCCAGCCAAAGCACAACCTTGCAAGTGCAGTTTGCTCCGTTGGCGGCCGGCGCACAGAGCGCAGGCATCACCTTCACGCATAATGCAGCCGGTTCCCCGACGGTTGTGAACGTCACCGGCAGCGGCAACGCGCAGGGTGGCACGCTGTGCTTCCGCAGCGAAGGCCAGAATGTCGGTGATGCTCTCACCGGCCTTCAGGACACTGTGCAGCTTTCCGATTATGCTGGTAAGGCACTCCGCTCCCTGCAATTCCGCATTGTCAACGGTCCGACCAGCCGCCTCGTTTCCGTCGCACGCGGCGCCCGCATTGCCGACCCCGCAAAGTGGATATTCCAATACGAAATCGGTCGCGGTCCCATCGATCCGCTGACCTTCGCAAGCATCGATACCATTCGCCTCGTGATCCTCGGTGTGACGGATTCCATCGATGCCTTCAGCGGCGCCACGGACATCGCTTACTTCCAGTATGCGACGACCAATACTCCGCTTGATGCGAGCACGACGATGGAACTCACCGAAATAATCGGCTCGACCACGCTTGGAGAAAATGCGCAGGTTACCGCATGCACATCCAATCCCCAGCAGATCCTGATCACCGATCTTGGTGTCGGTCAGAAGGGCGATGCCAATGCCGACGGTTTCATTGACATTCTTGACCTTCTCCAGGTTATCGATCACATCCTCGATCGCATCACGCTCCAGGGCTCGGAATTCATCCGTGCCGACGTCGCTCCTTGGCCCGCCGGTGATGGCAATCTCGACGCAACGGACGTTGCGCTTCTCCAGTCCATGATTCTGAACGGCGAGTTCCCCGATGGTACGCCGCTTCCCTTCACGGGCAACCGCAACTCGGCCAGCAAGTCCGCTTCCCGCGCAACGCTGTACCTCACCGTCAGCGCTTCGCAGCTCGACGCCCGCGTCGAAGCAGTGGTTCCGGTCAAGGGTGTGCAGTTTGATCTTCAGGGCGCCGGAATCGCCGGAATCGGATCTTCCGATAACGGTACCGTCCTCAGCGGCCGCAACGACCGCGTGCTGTATTACAACTCCAACGGCGTCATGAACGCGCAGCTCTTCAGCATCCCCGTCGCTTCCGTGGACGTGGCCGCGCTGAACGTCGCCAATATGACCGTTGCCGATGCGCAGAACAACGCGATGGATGTGGAAGTCGTGCTTGTGAAGCGTGCCGCCACCGCTCCGGATGCCTTCGCCCTCGAGCAGAGCTATCCGAATCCATTCAATCCGTCGACCACGATCAGCTACACGGTACCCGTCTCCACGCAGGTTCGCCTAAGCATCTTCAACAGCGTGGGCATGGAAGTCCGCAACCTGCAATCCGGCACCGTCGAAGCCGGTACGCATTCGATCACATGGGACGGCACGGACGCCAACGGCGCCGCGGTGACCTCCGGTGTGTACTTCTATCGTCTGTCCGCCGACGGTTTCTCCGCCGTCCGCAGCATGATGCTGACGAAGTAA
- a CDS encoding TonB-dependent receptor, whose protein sequence is MNRPEFRELASFYFYDYSVYEGTFGNPLLRRALSKNLDARVELFPGLGEVLAVSWFRKEMKDPIEMKILISSNPERTWFNSPHGVNSGWEFEVRKSPDFWATTGAI, encoded by the coding sequence GTGAACCGTCCGGAGTTTCGCGAGCTGGCCTCCTTCTATTTTTACGATTACAGCGTATATGAGGGGACCTTCGGCAATCCGTTGCTGAGGCGTGCCTTGTCGAAGAATCTCGATGCGCGGGTGGAACTCTTCCCCGGTCTCGGCGAGGTGCTGGCGGTGAGCTGGTTCAGGAAGGAAATGAAAGATCCGATCGAAATGAAAATCCTCATTTCCTCCAATCCGGAGCGCACCTGGTTCAATTCCCCGCACGGTGTGAACAGCGGTTGGGAGTTCGAAGTCCGAAAGTCCCCGGATTTCTGGGCGACTACTGGAGCAATCTGA
- a CDS encoding T9SS C-terminal target domain-containing protein: protein MKRFQLALAAAALILLAGTAMAQIKPTAILGPGVGSGRTVYHQVGNRTLTADSVYILTGIYFVDSTYTLTIPAGTLILGDSAAVLTISRGGQILATGTALNPIVMTSAKPVGERRPGDWAGVVILGNAPTNQVNPQIEGGIVPGSYGGPNPTHSSGTFQYVRIEYAGYRFQLNNETNGLTLGGVGSGTTIDHVQVSYSFDDGFEFFGGTVNAKYLVTVGETDDGFDTDFGYSGKVQFGFGLKDPNYWDPTDNSRAIETDNCGSSSCYATSPRTNPIFSNFTLVGPKRTNATTIPTGERFDYALMFRRGTQQNLLNSAVLGYERSMSFRDVETYNSIDYPSYTNELIRVRNTSFASFVGTVDSVETSGTGVDKANVNAWLNRNGNIWSAASRQPDALGLQSMSSLTNPDPRPLTTSELASGADFTGLDPFFTATAYRGAFDPNASLSSQWTAGWTEFDPQSRVYNIPANATYNLHNAGWNIVSVPTFVATDSTVNTIFPGTVGTTVYGFNGTSYNSIPGTGTVSTGAAYWAYWPTSRTTYTQGNPVNSFKITVNQEGWVLIGGVNGTVRDISPANGDADVVTTPSNRILAGDVWGYNGATYETVNQMNPGRGYWVYITGGSFPVDITVTKNF, encoded by the coding sequence ATGAAACGTTTTCAACTCGCTTTGGCTGCCGCAGCGCTGATACTCCTCGCTGGGACGGCAATGGCGCAGATCAAGCCGACAGCAATACTCGGCCCCGGCGTTGGTTCGGGCCGGACCGTCTATCACCAGGTAGGTAACCGCACGCTTACCGCAGACAGCGTGTATATCCTTACTGGTATCTACTTCGTCGATTCAACCTATACGTTGACCATCCCCGCCGGCACGCTGATCCTCGGTGATTCGGCAGCCGTGCTTACCATTTCCAGAGGTGGGCAGATCCTCGCGACCGGCACGGCTCTGAATCCGATCGTGATGACCAGTGCGAAGCCGGTTGGTGAACGCCGTCCCGGCGACTGGGCCGGTGTGGTGATACTGGGCAACGCCCCGACAAATCAGGTCAATCCGCAAATCGAAGGCGGTATTGTTCCGGGTTCCTACGGCGGCCCGAATCCTACGCACAGCAGCGGTACTTTCCAGTACGTGCGCATCGAATACGCAGGGTATCGCTTCCAGTTGAACAACGAAACCAACGGTCTTACCCTCGGCGGCGTCGGCAGCGGCACGACCATCGATCACGTGCAGGTCTCGTATTCATTCGACGACGGCTTCGAATTTTTCGGCGGCACGGTCAATGCGAAATATCTCGTAACGGTTGGCGAAACCGACGATGGTTTCGATACCGACTTTGGATATAGCGGAAAGGTTCAGTTCGGCTTTGGCCTCAAAGATCCGAATTACTGGGATCCGACGGACAACTCGCGCGCCATCGAAACGGATAACTGCGGCAGTTCTTCCTGCTACGCCACGAGTCCGCGTACCAATCCCATCTTCTCGAATTTCACTCTCGTTGGTCCCAAACGCACAAATGCCACCACCATTCCGACTGGTGAGCGCTTTGATTATGCTCTCATGTTCCGCCGCGGTACGCAGCAGAATCTTCTCAACAGTGCGGTGCTTGGTTACGAGCGCAGCATGTCCTTCCGCGATGTCGAGACATACAACTCCATCGACTATCCTTCCTATACGAACGAGCTTATTCGTGTCCGTAATACGAGTTTCGCTTCCTTCGTCGGGACAGTCGACTCTGTTGAGACTAGTGGCACCGGTGTCGACAAGGCGAACGTCAATGCATGGCTCAATCGCAATGGTAATATCTGGAGCGCCGCGTCGCGGCAACCAGACGCTCTCGGGCTTCAAAGCATGTCGTCTTTGACCAATCCCGACCCGCGTCCTCTGACAACTTCGGAGTTGGCTTCAGGAGCAGACTTCACTGGTCTCGATCCCTTCTTCACCGCAACCGCCTACCGTGGCGCATTTGATCCCAACGCATCCTTGAGCTCGCAGTGGACTGCCGGCTGGACGGAATTCGACCCTCAGAGCCGCGTGTACAACATCCCGGCCAACGCGACCTACAATCTGCACAACGCGGGCTGGAACATCGTGTCGGTCCCGACCTTCGTGGCCACCGACTCCACTGTCAACACTATCTTCCCCGGTACTGTCGGTACGACAGTGTACGGCTTCAACGGCACGAGCTACAACAGCATCCCTGGTACGGGCACGGTGAGCACCGGCGCAGCCTACTGGGCGTACTGGCCGACTTCCCGCACGACCTACACGCAGGGTAATCCGGTTAACAGCTTCAAGATCACGGTAAACCAGGAAGGCTGGGTCCTCATTGGTGGTGTGAACGGCACCGTCCGTGATATCTCCCCTGCAAATGGTGATGCCGACGTTGTGACCACACCTTCCAATCGCATTCTTGCCGGCGACGTATGGGGCTACAATGGCGCCACGTACGAAACAGTGAATCAGATGAATCCCGGCCGCGGCTACTGGGTGTACATCACCGGCGGCAGCTTCCCAGTGGACATCACCGTAACCAAGAATTTCTGA